A stretch of the Chlorobiota bacterium genome encodes the following:
- a CDS encoding pantoate--beta-alanine ligase, translated as MKLIQTVSEMQAFAYAMKTGYKSIGFVPTMGYLHNGHLALIEKCKEKADITVASIFVNPTQFAPNEDLERYPRDLEGDKEKLISAGCDVLFLPNRSEIYQSNCSTIVKVEGITTRYEGTFRPDHFSGVTTIVTKLFNMVQPQVVVFGQKDAQQVAVIKRMIIDLNYEIKLIVHETIREYDGLALSSRNIFLNNEDRTQALTIYKGLQSAKDQIQNKFGIEAATKSFREILSNQFIVDYADIVNPDTFELATENDTKLMALFAGKIGTTRLIDNLIIS; from the coding sequence ATGAAGTTAATTCAAACTGTTTCTGAAATGCAAGCCTTTGCGTATGCAATGAAAACTGGTTATAAATCTATTGGGTTTGTTCCAACAATGGGATATTTGCATAATGGTCATTTGGCATTAATTGAAAAGTGCAAAGAGAAAGCCGATATTACAGTAGCTTCAATTTTTGTTAACCCAACTCAATTTGCTCCAAATGAAGATTTAGAACGGTATCCAAGAGATTTGGAAGGTGATAAAGAAAAACTTATTTCTGCGGGATGCGATGTTTTATTCTTACCTAATAGGAGTGAAATATATCAATCAAATTGCTCTACAATTGTAAAAGTTGAAGGTATTACAACAAGGTATGAAGGTACTTTCAGACCAGATCATTTTTCTGGAGTTACAACAATTGTAACTAAATTGTTTAATATGGTTCAACCGCAAGTGGTTGTTTTTGGACAAAAGGATGCCCAACAAGTAGCTGTTATTAAAAGAATGATAATAGATTTAAATTATGAAATAAAGTTAATTGTTCACGAAACTATTAGAGAATATGATGGTTTGGCATTGAGCTCTAGAAATATATTTTTAAATAATGAAGATAGAACTCAAGCACTAACAATTTATAAAGGTTTGCAATCTGCAAAGGATCAAATACAAAATAAATTTGGAATTGAAGCAGCAACCAAATCATTTAGAGAAATTTTATCTAATCAATTTATAGTTGATTATGCTGATATTGTTAACCCAGATACTTTTGAGTTGGCTACCGAAAATGATACAAAGTTAATGGCTCTTTTTGCAGGGAAGATTGGAACTACAAGGTTGATTGATAATTTAATTATTAGTTAA
- a CDS encoding tRNA threonylcarbamoyladenosine dehydratase, protein MNLDWLERTELLIKEDGIKKLQKSNVLVVGMGGVGSYAAEFLVRAGIGSITIIDGDVVDNTNRNRQLHAMKSTIGLSKVDLMSDRLLDINPELILLAIKEFIQPERADEIVDVKYNYVIEAIDSFTPKLRVINAAYTKQIPLISSMGAGGNLDPSKVQIKDISKTYNCPLARFTRKHLRNDFNIKKGINVVFSNEVQHKESLKYTDGQNFKKSFYGTISFIPALFGLYAASKVINDIISTD, encoded by the coding sequence ATGAATTTAGACTGGCTTGAAAGAACTGAGCTTCTAATTAAAGAAGATGGTATTAAGAAACTACAAAAATCTAATGTTTTAGTTGTGGGAATGGGTGGAGTTGGTTCGTATGCAGCAGAGTTTCTTGTTAGAGCTGGAATAGGCTCTATAACTATTATTGATGGTGATGTGGTTGATAATACCAATCGAAATAGACAGCTTCATGCAATGAAATCTACAATCGGTTTATCTAAAGTTGATTTAATGTCCGATAGACTTCTTGACATTAATCCTGAACTAATCTTGTTAGCTATAAAAGAGTTTATTCAACCTGAAAGAGCAGATGAAATTGTTGATGTAAAATATAATTATGTAATTGAAGCAATTGATAGTTTTACACCTAAACTAAGAGTTATTAATGCTGCTTATACTAAACAAATACCTTTAATATCGAGTATGGGAGCTGGTGGCAATTTGGATCCAAGTAAAGTGCAAATAAAAGATATTTCAAAAACTTACAATTGTCCTTTGGCAAGATTTACTCGAAAACATTTAAGGAATGATTTCAATATCAAAAAAGGAATAAATGTTGTTTTCTCAAATGAAGTGCAACATAAGGAGAGTTTAAAATATACTGATGGACAGAATTTTAAAAAAAGTTTTTATGGTACTATTTCTTTTATTCCTGCTTTGTTTGGCTTATATGCTGCCTCCAAAGTTATTAATGATATAATAAGTACCGACTGA
- a CDS encoding glycosyl hydrolase, translating into MKQIIIIAILFSNLILSLEAQLSSASLNKLSARQIGPAVMSGRITAIDGVNSDPRTLYVGSAGGGVWKSTNAGVSFSSVFDKHPQSIGAIAINQINPEIVWVGTGECNMRNSVSIGKGIYQSIDGGDNWVCKGLEKTEHIAKIIINQKNPNSILVAAVGPLWSDSKERGLYQTNDGGKTWNNLLSNYISENTGCADVVVDPKNPNILYTSLWQVRRKPFAFISGGPKSALLKSNDGGKTWRKLINGLPSGEIGRVALAVAPSASNNLVAIVESKKTGLYISADYGESWNPQSADDNVTARPFYFSTIAIDPNDPKRVYRPAFNFSFSNDGGYSWNRSRGSGGWVHSDMHALWINPNNTSQMFLGTDGGVYISNDKGNDWGFVNTLPVSQAYHVHLDNNQPYNVYCGLQDNGSWKAASSSPGGVENKDWTNVGGGDGFWVQTDPRDNSIVYSESQGGNVYRNNLKINVGQFIQPQVLPGEEKLRWNWNTPIYVSQKEIERLYIGSQFLYLSINGGVKWDRISKDLTTNNPEKKKQEQSGGLTVDNTSAENHCTIFTITESPFDANEIWVGTDDGNLQVTRDNGINWVNLSTNYEQAAIPKGTWISSIEVSNFDKNVIYVTFDNHTYGDMSTYLAKSIDGGKTWIRLNSQILKGYSHKIKEDIVNPNILFLGTEWGLYVSVNKGVDWVQMKGNIPEYVAIRDITIDKKSNDLVLATHGRGILIVDDISPLRFLNKDITNKEISIIQTKPTPVSNGHFDNSWPTSGYVGDNSPESVVITYYLKERSNTEVKLEFFDANGKKVSEMPGTRRKGLNKVYWGMRGYPPKVAVGGAQTDWTANVGPLLQIGKYTLKLLIGDKKEESEIELIKDEINNISTDDANLQKRVIDSAISMHSELAVLMDTLLSSIYPIKIFINENKNPPPIIKEYFDSLESVRSIMVPVKEGTAITGEEKIRDKISGLYSGVVFYDGRPTESQLEFVKTLRFEIDQAKLKLMNTRKAYSKRVKQLLPDNLKGYVTE; encoded by the coding sequence ATGAAACAAATTATAATAATTGCAATTTTATTTTCTAACCTCATTTTAAGTTTAGAAGCACAACTTAGTTCTGCTTCTTTAAATAAATTGTCGGCAAGGCAAATAGGTCCTGCTGTTATGAGTGGTAGAATTACTGCAATTGATGGTGTAAATAGTGACCCAAGAACATTGTATGTTGGGTCAGCTGGTGGTGGTGTTTGGAAATCAACAAATGCTGGTGTATCATTCAGTTCAGTTTTTGATAAACATCCTCAAAGTATTGGAGCAATTGCAATCAACCAAATCAATCCAGAAATAGTTTGGGTTGGCACTGGTGAATGTAATATGAGAAATAGTGTTTCTATTGGAAAAGGGATTTATCAATCTATTGATGGTGGTGATAATTGGGTTTGTAAAGGTTTAGAAAAAACAGAACATATTGCTAAAATTATAATTAATCAGAAAAATCCAAATTCAATTTTAGTTGCAGCTGTTGGTCCGCTTTGGTCAGATTCTAAAGAACGTGGATTGTATCAAACAAATGACGGTGGTAAAACTTGGAATAATTTATTATCAAATTATATCTCCGAAAATACTGGCTGTGCTGATGTTGTTGTAGATCCTAAAAATCCAAATATTTTATACACTAGTTTATGGCAAGTTAGAAGAAAACCATTTGCTTTTATTTCTGGTGGTCCTAAAAGTGCTTTGTTAAAATCAAATGATGGTGGAAAAACTTGGCGAAAACTTATTAATGGGCTTCCAAGTGGAGAAATTGGTAGAGTTGCTTTAGCAGTTGCTCCAAGTGCTTCAAACAATTTAGTTGCAATTGTTGAATCAAAAAAAACTGGATTGTATATTTCAGCTGATTATGGAGAATCTTGGAACCCTCAAAGTGCCGATGATAATGTAACTGCAAGACCTTTCTATTTCTCAACAATAGCTATTGATCCAAATGACCCAAAGCGTGTTTACCGACCAGCTTTTAATTTTTCTTTTAGTAATGATGGTGGTTATTCTTGGAATAGATCTAGAGGTTCAGGTGGTTGGGTTCATAGTGATATGCATGCCTTATGGATAAACCCAAACAATACTTCTCAAATGTTTTTAGGTACGGACGGTGGAGTTTATATTAGTAATGATAAAGGTAATGATTGGGGTTTTGTAAATACTCTTCCAGTGTCTCAAGCATATCATGTTCATTTAGATAATAACCAACCATATAATGTTTATTGTGGTTTACAAGATAACGGATCTTGGAAAGCTGCATCAAGCTCTCCTGGAGGAGTTGAAAATAAAGATTGGACTAATGTTGGAGGAGGTGATGGATTTTGGGTACAAACTGACCCAAGAGATAATTCAATTGTATATAGTGAATCGCAGGGAGGGAATGTTTATAGGAATAATCTCAAAATAAATGTTGGTCAGTTTATTCAACCACAAGTTTTACCTGGTGAAGAAAAACTAAGATGGAATTGGAATACCCCAATTTATGTTTCCCAAAAAGAAATTGAAAGATTATATATTGGTTCGCAATTCCTTTATCTTTCAATAAATGGTGGAGTAAAATGGGATCGTATCTCTAAAGATTTAACAACTAATAATCCAGAGAAGAAAAAGCAAGAACAAAGTGGAGGTTTAACAGTTGATAATACTTCTGCTGAAAATCATTGTACAATATTTACAATTACTGAATCACCTTTTGATGCAAATGAAATTTGGGTTGGAACAGACGATGGAAACTTACAAGTTACAAGAGATAATGGAATTAATTGGGTGAACTTATCAACAAATTACGAGCAAGCTGCTATTCCAAAAGGTACTTGGATAAGTAGTATTGAAGTTTCTAATTTTGATAAAAATGTAATATATGTAACTTTTGATAATCATACTTATGGAGATATGTCAACTTATCTTGCAAAAAGTATTGATGGTGGAAAAACATGGATTCGTTTAAATAGTCAAATACTAAAAGGATATTCACATAAAATTAAAGAGGATATTGTTAACCCTAATATTTTATTTCTTGGAACTGAATGGGGACTGTATGTATCAGTTAATAAGGGAGTTGATTGGGTTCAAATGAAAGGTAATATTCCTGAGTATGTTGCAATTCGTGATATAACAATTGATAAAAAAAGTAATGATTTAGTATTGGCTACTCATGGAAGAGGAATTTTAATTGTTGATGATATTTCCCCTTTAAGATTTTTAAATAAGGATATAACCAACAAAGAAATTTCAATTATTCAAACAAAACCTACTCCAGTTTCAAATGGTCATTTTGATAATAGTTGGCCAACTTCTGGGTATGTTGGAGATAACTCTCCAGAAAGTGTAGTTATAACTTATTATCTTAAAGAACGATCTAATACAGAAGTCAAACTTGAATTCTTTGATGCCAATGGAAAGAAAGTTTCTGAAATGCCTGGAACTAGAAGAAAAGGATTAAATAAAGTTTATTGGGGTATGAGAGGATATCCACCAAAAGTAGCTGTTGGTGGAGCTCAAACCGATTGGACTGCAAATGTAGGACCATTACTTCAAATAGGAAAATATACATTAAAATTGTTAATTGGTGATAAAAAGGAAGAGAGTGAAATTGAACTTATTAAAGATGAAATAAATAACATTTCAACGGATGATGCAAATCTTCAAAAAAGAGTAATTGATTCTGCAATTTCTATGCACAGTGAACTTGCAGTTTTAATGGATACTTTACTATCAAGCATTTACCCAATTAAAATATTTATTAATGAGAATAAAAATCCTCCACCAATAATAAAAGAATATTTTGATAGCCTTGAATCTGTTCGATCAATTATGGTACCTGTAAAAGAAGGTACTGCAATTACAGGTGAAGAAAAAATTAGAGATAAAATTAGTGGACTTTATTCTGGTGTTGTCTTTTATGATGGAAGACCAACAGAATCTCAATTAGAATTTGTTAAAACCCTTAGGTTTGAAATTGACCAAGCAAAATTGAAGTTAATGAATACTAGAAAAGCTTATTCAAAGAGAGTAAAACAATTGTTACCAGATAATTTAAAAGGGTATGTTACTGAATAG
- a CDS encoding DUF937 domain-containing protein: MNLLQTIMSLLNSGDIMRKISGLIGANQQSTDGAVKNAVPTMLGGLINKSSTPEGANSIIDMIKSGGYDGEALSNLSGLLNKGESTDNLLSKGASLLTGIFGDKSSDVTNQIASTSGISSESSSKLLGLLSPILMGVLGKEVSSNGLNASSLTSLLGDQGGFLKGLLPSWLTGILGLVSLDSITSGIKGAFGDTADAAKSVVSGTLDIGKNVVSGTTDAAKNIVTGTTDVVKDVAGGTLDMGKKVVSGTADMAKDVAGGTIDMSKKVVSGAVDMTRDVAQSGGSALKKLLPLILILIGALLIWTLWKGCNKETGVVSTTDSTTVSNLVDSAANAINNGATTNSDIKSNATDSSTNTPTAVVSNSGGKIDSVSGNFVYDVGNMTTINLPNGGGTIEVGENSFESKLYKFLSDQSMMVDTLDKTKGWMSLDRVYFETGKSVLIKESQKQVENIAAILKSFPSAKIKIGGYTDNSGSVATNMKVSSQRAKMVLSQLVKLGSLKDNLMSEGYGPEHPVSSNDTPEGRAQNRRVDVRVTQK, from the coding sequence ATGAATCTACTTCAAACAATTATGTCTTTATTGAACAGCGGAGATATAATGAGAAAGATTAGTGGGTTAATTGGAGCAAACCAACAAAGCACGGATGGAGCGGTTAAAAATGCAGTACCAACAATGCTAGGAGGATTGATAAATAAATCTTCAACTCCTGAAGGTGCAAATTCAATCATTGATATGATCAAATCTGGTGGGTATGATGGAGAGGCATTATCTAACTTATCTGGATTGTTAAATAAAGGTGAATCAACAGATAATCTTTTATCAAAAGGAGCAAGTTTATTAACTGGAATTTTTGGTGACAAATCATCTGATGTTACAAATCAAATTGCTTCTACAAGTGGAATTTCATCTGAATCATCATCAAAATTATTGGGATTGTTATCTCCAATTTTAATGGGTGTTTTAGGAAAAGAAGTTTCATCAAATGGTTTAAATGCATCAAGTTTAACATCTTTGCTTGGTGATCAAGGAGGGTTTTTAAAGGGATTATTACCATCTTGGTTAACTGGCATTTTAGGTCTGGTTAGCTTAGATTCAATCACAAGTGGAATCAAAGGAGCATTTGGTGATACTGCTGATGCAGCTAAAAGTGTTGTTTCTGGTACATTAGACATTGGGAAAAATGTTGTTTCTGGTACAACAGATGCTGCTAAAAATATTGTTACTGGAACAACTGATGTTGTAAAAGATGTTGCAGGAGGTACATTAGATATGGGTAAAAAAGTAGTATCTGGTACTGCAGATATGGCAAAGGATGTTGCAGGTGGTACAATTGATATGAGCAAAAAAGTTGTTTCTGGAGCTGTTGATATGACTCGTGATGTTGCACAGAGTGGTGGATCAGCATTAAAAAAATTACTCCCTTTAATTTTAATATTAATTGGAGCACTTTTAATTTGGACTTTATGGAAAGGTTGTAATAAAGAAACTGGTGTTGTTTCTACCACTGACTCAACTACAGTTTCAAATTTGGTAGATTCAGCAGCAAATGCAATAAATAATGGTGCTACAACAAATTCTGATATAAAATCAAATGCTACAGATTCATCAACAAATACTCCAACTGCAGTTGTTTCAAACTCAGGTGGAAAAATTGATTCTGTATCTGGCAACTTTGTATATGATGTTGGAAACATGACAACTATTAATTTACCAAATGGAGGTGGAACAATTGAAGTTGGTGAAAATAGTTTTGAGAGTAAGTTGTATAAATTTCTTTCAGATCAATCTATGATGGTTGATACTTTAGATAAAACTAAAGGATGGATGTCTTTAGATAGAGTTTATTTTGAAACTGGAAAATCAGTTTTAATAAAAGAATCTCAAAAACAAGTGGAAAATATAGCTGCAATTTTGAAATCTTTTCCATCTGCTAAAATTAAAATTGGAGGTTATACTGACAATTCTGGAAGTGTTGCAACTAATATGAAAGTTTCAAGCCAAAGAGCAAAAATGGTTTTATCTCAACTTGTTAAGCTTGGATCTTTAAAAGACAATTTAATGAGTGAAGGTTATGGACCTGAACATCCTGTTTCTTCAAATGATACTCCTGAAGGTCGTGCACAAAATCGCAGAGTTGATGTACGTGTTACACAAAAGTAA
- a CDS encoding TatD family hydrolase — MIPFIDFHTHNYSNKIDVIEILNLSFDNLELLSKYCSIGIHPWFIDDDKILYRLNQLSEFAIIKNIISIGEVGLDKFIDKNIDIQIKVFINQVQISEKLSKPLTIHCVKAFNEIIALKKSLKPKMPWIIHGFNKSLQTALSLTSSGFYISFGESIFKDKIRTKKILDELPFDKLFFETDNSSKFSIEEIYIFVATLTGVSLSNLKEQIYHNFLTVFGNEFRLA, encoded by the coding sequence TTGATACCTTTTATAGATTTTCATACCCATAATTATTCAAATAAAATAGATGTTATAGAGATATTAAATCTTTCATTTGATAATTTAGAATTATTATCAAAGTACTGCTCTATAGGAATTCATCCTTGGTTTATTGATGATGATAAAATTTTATACAGATTAAATCAGTTAAGTGAGTTTGCAATTATTAAGAATATAATATCTATAGGTGAAGTTGGATTAGATAAATTCATTGATAAAAATATTGACATTCAGATAAAAGTATTTATCAATCAAGTTCAAATTTCGGAAAAATTATCAAAACCATTAACAATACATTGTGTAAAAGCTTTTAATGAAATTATTGCTTTAAAAAAAAGTCTTAAACCTAAAATGCCTTGGATTATACATGGGTTTAACAAAAGCTTACAAACAGCATTATCTTTAACATCCTCTGGGTTTTATATATCATTTGGTGAATCTATCTTTAAAGACAAAATTAGAACAAAGAAAATATTAGATGAATTACCCTTTGATAAATTATTTTTTGAAACTGATAATTCATCAAAATTTTCAATTGAAGAAATCTATATATTTGTGGCTACTTTGACTGGGGTTTCATTGAGTAATTTAAAAGAACAAATTTATCATAATTTTTTAACAGTTTTTGGGAATGAATTTAGACTGGCTTGA
- a CDS encoding OmpA family protein, producing the protein MKILYFTLIFLISLSVLNAQELENFDKPKLQFGLFSGILFNRHIAEITSLTNVTNCCPNYNDGQGNGYQIGLLSNLSVFQNFGLGLRFGFKSSMNSFSSNKKTELNSDTGLVIGLYEQIFKPSFKSISATPIINFSPVNNFKIFVGSELELLLKSNFEQEELVIDENKSFFPEGTKTRNFRAGIIGDINKFQLNIISGFSYSFSLNNKKIISIIPDIYYSIPVFDIVNNSTWKNFSLQLGFSLLFSKESAEHSINLPEPLAVKRDGITASVNLVGVNDSLIEFVKPVIQLEEFETSTTHQLLGYIFFDEDSTNIPPRYSKISSYQTKIFSIDSLFGMNQIEVYHNILNIIGKRLILNPLATITVTGCNQDFRNEADNTPLSRRRAKEVSNYLEDVWSINPNRIKIEVRNLPEIYSQIKTANGFAENRRVEISSQTSSILEPIHIEDTLIQISPLAIRFKPQSNCEVGLHEWFIEIRQFPDFKKISNKTDDIEDIDWQIRTDSILKKPQQLVKTSINYQLRVKDNNGDTASTPAGVINVNYISLDQKRKQATTDYRTDRYSVLFNDSIDYILNLKTIEFLNYIKSKISSNSKVTISGQTDSLGDEANNLIISKRRAIAVAKALRQNQKNAIGLGSVIAALDSELPEGRLYKRCVNIIVETPINK; encoded by the coding sequence TTGAAAATTCTCTATTTTACATTAATTTTCTTAATTAGTTTATCAGTTTTAAATGCTCAAGAACTTGAGAATTTTGATAAACCAAAATTGCAGTTTGGATTATTTTCGGGTATTTTATTTAACCGACATATTGCAGAAATTACTTCATTGACAAACGTTACAAATTGTTGCCCAAATTATAATGACGGACAAGGAAATGGTTATCAAATTGGTTTGTTATCTAATCTTTCTGTGTTTCAAAACTTTGGTTTAGGATTAAGGTTTGGTTTTAAATCTTCTATGAATAGTTTTTCAAGCAATAAAAAAACAGAGTTAAACTCTGATACTGGCTTGGTAATAGGGCTTTATGAACAAATTTTCAAGCCTTCCTTTAAATCAATTTCTGCAACTCCAATAATAAATTTTTCACCTGTAAATAATTTTAAAATATTTGTTGGTAGTGAATTGGAGTTATTACTAAAATCTAACTTTGAACAAGAAGAATTAGTAATTGATGAAAATAAATCTTTTTTCCCTGAAGGTACAAAAACAAGAAATTTTAGAGCTGGAATAATTGGAGATATTAATAAGTTTCAATTAAATATAATTTCAGGTTTTTCGTATTCCTTCTCACTTAACAATAAAAAAATAATTTCTATTATTCCTGATATATATTACTCTATACCAGTGTTTGATATTGTGAATAATTCAACTTGGAAAAATTTCTCACTTCAATTAGGGTTCTCATTATTATTTTCAAAAGAATCAGCAGAACATTCTATTAATCTTCCTGAACCATTAGCAGTAAAACGTGATGGAATAACTGCAAGTGTAAATTTGGTTGGCGTAAACGATTCCTTAATTGAATTTGTAAAACCTGTAATTCAATTAGAAGAGTTTGAAACTTCAACCACTCACCAATTACTTGGATATATTTTCTTTGATGAAGATTCAACAAATATCCCTCCTAGATATTCTAAGATATCTTCATATCAAACAAAAATATTTTCTATTGATTCTTTGTTCGGAATGAATCAAATTGAAGTTTATCACAACATTTTAAATATTATTGGAAAACGGTTAATTTTAAATCCATTAGCCACTATAACAGTTACAGGCTGTAATCAAGACTTTAGGAATGAGGCAGACAATACTCCGTTGTCTAGAAGAAGAGCTAAAGAGGTCTCAAATTATCTTGAAGATGTTTGGAGTATTAACCCAAATAGAATTAAAATTGAAGTAAGAAATTTACCTGAAATTTATTCTCAAATTAAAACTGCAAATGGATTTGCAGAAAACAGAAGGGTTGAAATATCTAGCCAAACATCAAGTATTTTAGAACCTATACATATTGAAGATACTCTAATTCAAATATCCCCATTGGCAATTAGATTCAAACCACAATCAAATTGTGAAGTTGGATTACATGAATGGTTTATTGAAATTAGACAGTTCCCAGATTTTAAAAAAATCTCTAATAAAACTGATGACATTGAAGATATAGATTGGCAAATTAGAACTGATTCAATTTTAAAAAAACCTCAACAGTTAGTTAAAACTTCAATTAATTATCAACTCAGGGTAAAAGATAACAATGGTGATACAGCTTCAACTCCTGCAGGTGTTATAAATGTAAACTATATATCGTTAGATCAAAAAAGAAAACAAGCTACAACTGATTATAGAACTGATAGATATTCAGTTTTGTTTAATGATAGCATCGATTACATTTTGAATTTAAAAACAATAGAATTTTTAAATTATATTAAGAGTAAAATTAGTTCAAATTCTAAAGTAACTATCTCTGGACAAACAGATAGTCTTGGTGATGAAGCAAATAACTTAATTATATCTAAGCGTAGAGCAATAGCTGTAGCAAAAGCACTAAGGCAAAATCAAAAGAATGCAATTGGGCTTGGTTCTGTAATTGCTGCATTAGATTCAGAACTTCCAGAGGGAAGACTTTATAAAAGATGTGTAAATATTATTGTTGAAACTCCAATTAATAAATAA
- a CDS encoding glycosyltransferase: MKIKFVYFSHQTLQVPRVARQCIVALCNAICLFGIDTDLVSFRTFIHKDEQVFPSFNKLYGVDSELKNKSFKIIGHDNGGEINDIQRLIVYFFYLIKYFFLLEYRKYEFTIFSSRNNSILKLLNLFKLFFNKKMIVIADVHGIPNNISVNRKVDGNMCISNSLANEIKKRFSIETSKITFAHGGVDVKKYKTLHTSKYNIRKELGLPTNKKIICYAGKVYYRYDEVGYLVEASKYLDSNSIILIIGGRADQVEKWINECKKHKIEKVIFKSFVPPLDIVKYLKCADLLVMYYSPSELNEYRSPAKLFDYLISGTPLIAAKFKSTEEIIIDNENGFLVEPYKPELLGHKLTELLNSKIDFNNVSSKAIETAKSYTWERRASAFISYANALYSNKVNN; encoded by the coding sequence TTGAAAATTAAATTCGTATATTTTTCTCATCAAACCCTGCAAGTACCAAGGGTTGCCAGGCAATGCATTGTTGCACTTTGTAATGCAATCTGCTTGTTTGGAATAGATACAGATCTAGTATCTTTTAGAACTTTTATTCATAAAGATGAGCAAGTATTCCCTTCATTTAACAAATTATATGGTGTAGATTCGGAATTAAAAAATAAATCATTTAAAATAATTGGTCATGATAATGGTGGTGAAATAAATGATATTCAAAGATTGATAGTATATTTCTTTTACCTAATAAAGTATTTCTTTTTATTAGAATATCGTAAATATGAGTTTACAATATTTAGTTCTAGAAATAATTCGATATTAAAATTATTAAATTTGTTTAAATTATTCTTTAATAAAAAGATGATAGTTATTGCTGATGTTCATGGTATTCCAAATAACATTTCAGTCAATAGAAAAGTAGATGGAAATATGTGTATATCGAATTCATTAGCAAATGAAATTAAAAAACGTTTTTCAATTGAAACGAGTAAAATTACTTTTGCTCATGGTGGAGTTGATGTTAAAAAGTACAAAACCCTACACACTAGTAAATATAATATTCGTAAGGAGTTAGGTTTACCAACAAATAAGAAGATTATTTGTTATGCTGGAAAAGTATATTATCGATATGATGAGGTTGGATATTTAGTTGAAGCAAGCAAATATCTAGATTCTAATTCGATAATTTTAATTATTGGTGGAAGAGCTGACCAAGTGGAAAAATGGATTAATGAATGCAAAAAACATAAAATTGAAAAAGTAATATTTAAATCATTTGTACCGCCATTGGATATTGTAAAATATCTTAAATGTGCAGATCTTTTGGTAATGTATTATTCGCCAAGTGAATTGAATGAATATAGATCGCCAGCAAAACTATTTGATTATTTAATTTCTGGTACACCGTTAATTGCAGCTAAGTTTAAATCAACAGAAGAAATAATTATTGATAATGAAAATGGGTTTCTAGTTGAACCTTATAAGCCTGAACTTCTTGGTCACAAACTAACAGAATTACTTAATAGTAAAATTGATTTTAATAATGTATCAAGTAAAGCAATTGAAACTGCTAAAAGTTATACTTGGGAACGGAGGGCTTCAGCATTTATTAGCTATGCAAATGCATTATATTCTAATAAAGTAAACAATTAA